One window of Streptococcus troglodytae genomic DNA carries:
- a CDS encoding helix-turn-helix transcriptional regulator translates to MIMTFETRLRDYRKQLGLSQEKLAEELHISRQAITKWESGAGTPDIVNLMALSDFFQVSIDQLLFGKEANQQSKDFIYESSTEYDIDGEKDFDIQLGGANQVSLQAVESEKVKVKLLSNTLNQLEEHFKIKIDDVKNKIDIDLKKSGDMTEAIAKENLRIAVFLPEKYLGKIELAVNCSELILTNICCHRFELSGKVSTITVDGGVGEMEFDSNLDMFIDILSHQGEIALNQLSATSKIQVPKDYLFQAVKKGLVTKISYEENGKASDDFSLQDCENVLELNGFKSELVISRNLSN, encoded by the coding sequence ATGATTATGACATTTGAAACACGTTTACGTGATTATCGGAAACAATTAGGTTTATCGCAAGAGAAATTGGCGGAGGAGCTCCATATTTCCAGACAGGCCATTACCAAATGGGAGTCAGGTGCAGGAACACCAGATATTGTCAATTTAATGGCTCTTTCTGACTTTTTTCAGGTTTCAATAGACCAACTGCTCTTTGGCAAAGAAGCTAATCAACAATCAAAAGACTTTATTTATGAAAGTAGCACTGAATATGATATTGATGGGGAAAAAGATTTTGACATTCAGTTAGGCGGTGCCAATCAAGTTAGTCTGCAAGCTGTAGAGAGTGAAAAAGTTAAAGTTAAACTTCTCAGTAATACCTTAAATCAATTGGAAGAACACTTTAAAATTAAAATTGACGATGTTAAAAATAAAATTGATATTGATTTAAAGAAGTCAGGAGATATGACAGAAGCCATTGCTAAGGAGAATCTAAGGATTGCAGTTTTTCTGCCTGAAAAGTATCTTGGAAAAATTGAACTTGCAGTTAATTGCAGCGAATTAATACTCACTAATATCTGTTGTCATCGTTTTGAGTTGAGTGGAAAAGTTTCAACGATTACTGTTGATGGCGGTGTCGGAGAAATGGAATTTGATAGCAATTTAGATATGTTTATTGACATTCTATCTCATCAAGGTGAGATTGCCCTTAATCAGCTTTCAGCGACATCTAAGATTCAAGTGCCTAAAGATTATCTTTTCCAAGCTGTTAAAAAAGGCCTTGTCACAAAAATATCCTATGAAGAAAATGGGAAAGCGAGTGATGATTTTTCTCTCCAAGATTGTGAAAATGTCCTTGAATTAAATGGTTTTAAGAGCGAATTGGTTATTTCAAGAAATTTAAGTAATTAA